aatgtattaattttttttgtatttataatGTCTTGTGACTCTTATTGCAGCAACCTTCACTTTCTTATTtgcctcaagtttcacaaaactatcataCAATGTCTTCTTCTAGACCCCCAATTAGAAAGGACCCGACCTGGAAATttgatgaggattttccagggcaaaaAGAGGGGCAGACAAagtgattttttttcaaaacaatattccatggaggcacatatagattgaaataccatattgctggtgtgcgtgggcATGATGCCGACCAATGCATTGAAGCAACGACTGAGGCCATACGCGAGTGCTATGTAATGGTTGAAGCAATTGAAAACaaaaagaagcaaaaggatgatCTCGCAGCCATTGGAAGTGGGACAgctttaggttgtgttggagggccctcttccatgcctccatatcgtcccactcaccATGCTACTGCTGGTGCTAGTGCTTCTACTTCTGCAGGTGCCACTACTCATGTTCCTAGCACTGCCAAtggtagtgggagtgttagcattggacctagaattcgtaaatctaggttgcaAACCTTCTTTGCGCCTTGCTCTACTCCTGGGTCCCTACAgtcgcttgagagcatgggttggaacaaggaggtccatgatgccgctaaaatggcagttggtaGGTTTTGGGTCTACGGCAATGTTCCATTCTTTACAGCCACgtgaatgttttatgtttgattgtttttatttttattatttgttcTTCGTTTTATTTTTTCCCGTACATACTACATAGtgcatacttaacttatctcatttaatttatttgtgacgggtctccttattggcaagaaatggttgatgcccttaccatatgtAGGGAAGGGTTCAAAGCCCCTTTTGAgtctgatttgaggggacccattttgactcaattggtaaatgatgtgaagaaggaattaggtgaacaacgccagatatggagcactaaaggttgcacaaTCATGACTGATGATTGGACGGATAGGAGatatagaactctccttaattttcttgtttcttccgcaggtgatagattaattttagtttcatttagtcattaattttttatttttcatttaatgatttattgaatgatcattgatcttgctttatttttttatttcagggggcaccgttttcatcaagtccattgatgcctccacccattgcaagaatgccacctacctatgtgagcagatagaggaggtgattgatgaggtgggtgaggagaacgtggtacaggtggtgaccgacaatgcagcaaattatgttgctgcaggtaaacttttgattacaaactaattttgtttgcaaattaattactattttgtaacttcattaattacaatgcaacaaattatgttgttgtaggtagactattgatggagaggcacacatctatagtttggactccatgtgccacccattgcattgacctcatgttggaggacattggaaaactcccatgggtcaagagatgtgtagaaagggtgagaaatgtgtgcaaatttgtatataatcattcatgggtgttggctcttatgagacaatacacaaagCAGAAGGAATTAGCTCGTCCAAGAATCataagatttgccacaaacttcatcacattgcagtccCTGCTTCGCTGTAAGTcagccttgagacgtatgattgttggtgaagAGTgttcttcctcatcctatgctgccacccctacagggaaagatatggcagactgcattgTTTATGAGCAAGACTTTTggatcccttgtgatgagatagtgaaggtaaattttttataaattctacaatttaactttttgttttataacttattcatcatattctcttatttgctcatttttctaaattacacaatattttcaattttgcaatttgttaagcccttggtggttctgTTGCGAGTTGCAGATGGAGAAAAGCccacaatgggctacatatatgagggcatggatagggtgaaggagggcatcaaatccgtctatggaggagatgagagcaagtatggtcccatttgggagatcattgataggagatggcatcatcagcttcataggcccttccatgcagcagcctattatCTAAATCCGCCATTCCATTTTAGCCCtactttcaaggctgatgtggaggtccttaatgggctatactcaATCATGAAGAAGATGGTACCTATTGGTTCTACTCAGACAGAGCTTATTagagagctacagttgttctcaaatgcacaaggggagaacttctCTCATCCTATCGCCAAAGAAAGTAGggcaactatgatgccaggtaaaaataaattgtaaggcgtaattttagttttattgtatattgttaaatgagtttatgagtgagactgattttatttatttttctcatttcaaacacAGATAATTGGTGGATCTTTTTTGGCCCAATGACACCAAATCTTCAGAAGTTGGTAATtcacatcttgagccaaccatgcagcacatctggttgtgagcgcaattggagtatgtttgagcacatacactccaagaggcacaatagattatccatggagaagatgaatgatctcgtctttgttcactacaacctccacctgagaatgagaaagaatgcattagctgacatctctcctatcattctagatgaggttgatcctgaTGCAGAGTGGGCCACTGAGACAGATCCTGCAGctatctttagtgatgatgacactaaTTGGATCGACCCGGTAGATATAGAGGCACCTATGGAAAGAGGGAGGTGATCCCCGCTACTGAGTAGGGCGGTACTTCAGCAACCCTCTCTTTGCGCTGGTTCCCGGTACTTCAGCGATACGGTATGGACCCTTTCTCTCTCTTCTATTGGGGTTGGACAATGATTAACCTTCCTCTCCTTATTGATGAAAAGTAGCTGCCAGCCAAATAAAAGCACTCACTGTTAAGCCTTTGGGATGTGTCCTTATTGTCTTCTAAATTGGGGGGTATCGATCGAGGCCCTCCACCCCCTACTTATAAGACTATTCTCCGATGAAGAGCTTCCGCAAGACCTTTGAATGGAATGGTCCTCACCCCTACAGAAAAAAGGTGAGCAGGCATTAGAAGGAAGGTTGGGGCATAGTCGGGTCAGAAAAAGGGCACAGCAGTTCAAGATAGGTTTGGGTGGAAAAGCAGTGGATTCGGTTGATCCAGTCGAGCCAGTTTATGAAGCCAGTAAGCTCGTTGATCCACCAAAAACTACAGGAGCGAATCGAGAGCTTGTTCCGGCATCTAAGCCAGTTGGAGAGCCATAGCCTGTAGTCGACCGAATTGATCCCATTGAAGAATCAAAAGCAGAGACACCAACAATAAATACAAAGGCAGAGGCTGTTGATGAATCAATTAATCCATACGCAGCTCCCATTTCACATTCAATGTGCTTACTTATTCCAATTGAACCGAGTAAACCATGTTCTTAAACTCGCAGTATCAGGAGCACAGCCCGTTACAGATCCATATGTTCCCTGTCATCTCTTTTTTCGCTGGGGGACCTAGGGAAACCAATAGAGAACTCTCATAGATCGTATGATGGCCACCTACTATATATATATCATGAAGGGGGCGGGATGGTAAATTCTCCTCTGATAACCTAGCCTATAAAGGGCCTCCCATTACAGTATGCTATAGAATGGGTTGTTGCT
This genomic stretch from Cryptomeria japonica chromosome 8, Sugi_1.0, whole genome shotgun sequence harbors:
- the LOC131052502 gene encoding uncharacterized protein LOC131052502, coding for MVDALTICREGFKAPFESDLRGPILTQLVNDVKKELGEQRQIWSTKGCTIMTDDWTDRRYRTLLNFLVSSAGGTVFIKSIDASTHCKNATYLCEQIEEVIDEVGEENVVQVVTDNAANYVAAGKLLITN